GGTCAGGCATCTCGGCGTAAGCAATTTCAATTTGAGGCTGCTGAAACTGGCGCAGGAACTCTCCGAGTCACCCATCATCACAAATCAGGTCCCCTACAGCATCTCGGACCGGTCCAATGTAAAGAACGGCGTATTGGAATACTGCCAGCAAAACGACATCCTCTTCACCGCTTATTCCCCGGTGGACGAAGGGAATCTGCGCTCGAATAAAACGCTTGAATCCATCGCCAGGGCACATCAGGCAAATGTTTATCAGATCGCGCTGGCGTGGATAATTTCCCATCCGCGGGTCATTGCCATTCCCATGTCCTTCAATCCCCAACATATCCGCGAGAACTATGAAGCGGCGGATATCAAATTGAGTCCTGCCGAACTCGAACAACTGGACAGCCTCGGAAAATAGAAAGTGGAAACCATCCTGCAAACGCTTCCTGAAATACGAATAATCGAGGAAAGCGATATCGAACTCGAACCCCTGTACGCGGTCATCATCCATAACGACAACGTGACTCCCATGGAATTCGTCGTCGAAGTCCTCAAGCAGATCTTCTTTCTCGGCAACGACCGCGCCGCCGAGATCATGCTGACGGCGCACGTCAAAGGCTCGGCATACGTGCAAACCCTGCCCAGGAATGAGGCGGAGAAGCGGGTCGCCGGGGCGCATCAAGCCGCGGGTATGGAGGGCTACCCTCTCAAGTTCACCATAGAACCTGAATGACATCGAACCTCGAAGCCCTCACAGAGATCAATCTCGACGACCTCGTGTCATCTTTTGGCTGGCAGAACATCCCGCCGCTGGCGCATGGGCTGCGCAGGCTTTTTACGCAGCCCGCGCAAAAGTTCGCCCGCCAGATGCTGGGTTTTGACGAGAGCGTCGGCGAAAGCGACCTTGCCGAAGCCGCGCGGCGACTCATGAAAACCCATTACGTCCGCGATGCGCGCGTGCATGGGCGCGAACATGTACCCGCTGATAAACCCGCCCTCTTCCTCAGCAACCATCCCGGCATGGCAGACACGCTGGCGCTGTTCGCCGCCATCAACCGACACGATCTGCGCATCATTGCCGTTCAACGTCCGTTTCTCGAATCGCTGCAGAACACGACCCGTCAACTTATTTTCATCGACGATGACCCCGCCAAACGCATGAACGCGGTGCGGCAGGTCTCCGCCCATCTCAAGAACGGCGGCGCGGCGCTGACCTTCCCTGCCGGAAAGATCGAACCAGACCCGGATGTCTATGATGGCGCACTGGATTCATTGCATGAGTGGACCGACTCAGCCGGTGTCTTTCTGCGCTTCGCCCGGGATGCGGTAATTGTCCCGACCCTCGTGAGCGGGGTCATCTGGGATGCCACTGCCCGCCACTTTTTGACGCGTCTTAAACGCGAGCGTTACGACCGCGAAAAACTCGCCGCCGCCCTGCAATTGCTGGCAATGGTGGTCCGGGATGCGCGCCCGACCACGCCGCACGTCCGCTTTGCCAAGCCGATCACGTTCGAAGAAGTCGGTTCGACGGAAGCGCAAGCCATCCACGCGGCGGTGCTGCAACGCATGCGCGGGTTGATCGAAAACAAACCAAACGATGACGGGGTCTCGGCAGTCCATGGCGATTGAATATTCCTTTCCCCGATATTTACTGTCCAAGCAAAGCGTGGATGACCGCGCGCTCAATAAAGATGTCTTTAATGCATTGAAGGCGTCGCTGCCGGAGAGTCCCATTCGCATTATCGAAGTCGGCGCGGGAATCGGCACGATGATCCGGCGGCTCACCCGCTGGGATATGCTGCGCGAGACGGATTACGTGCTGGTGGACGAGATGGCGGGGAACATCGACTTTGCATCAGCGTGGATTCCACAATGGGCGGGAGAAGCAGGCTTGAGCGTGGAACGAAGCGCGCCGAATCAGATCCGGGTGTTCGATGAGGTTCGGGATGTCCAAATCCATTTGGAATGCGCAGACGTCTTCGATTTCATCCAGAAAAATAAAACGCCTGCCGATCTACTGATCGCGCACGCCTTTTTGGACCTGCTGCCCATGCCGGGGAGTTTGAGCAAACTGCTTACGCTTACGAATTCACTGGCATGGCTGACGTTGAACTTTGACGGGGTGACGACGCTGGAACCTTTGATCGATGAAAAGCTGGATGCGTTGATCGAGAGCCATTATCACTCGACGATGGATACGCGTCCGACGGGCGGCAGCAGCCACAGCGGGCGGTTGATGTTCTCGCATTTGAAACAGGAAGGGGCTGAGATCGTTGCGGCAGGATCATCCGATTGGGTGGTGCATCCGCGCAACGGAGGGTATCCGCCGGACGAAGAATATTTCCTGCATTTCATTTTGCACTTCTTCGAGCAATCGGTGTGGACCTGCACCGAACTTACGGAAGAAAAATTGGAAGCATGGCTGCAAGCCCGCCGTCGGCAGATCGAACGCGGCGAGTTGACGTATATCGCGCACCAGTTGGATTTTTTGGTTAGGAAATAACTCACTGTTTGCGAACGCGGTTGGCGATCAACGAAGCGCCGGTGGAGGTGCCCGGCAGATTCCCCGCCTCGATGGGTTCGTCCCCGTTGTAATCCTTGAGTTGGGGCCATTTCATGACGACCAGCAGCGTGCCGACGATACAGCCGATGCCGCCAGTGACGACCGCAAACGGCGCGCCGAAGAACTGCGCCACCGTGCCCGCTTCGATCTCCCCAAGCTGGGGACCGCCCATAAAGAATATCTGGTTGATGCTTGTCATGCGCCCGCGCACATGGTCGGGAGTCTGCAATTGGCGAATCGTATTACGGACGATGGTGCTGACCCCATCTGCGCCGCCGGTGACGGCGATGGCAAGCCATGCCACGAGGAACGATCTGGTCGTGCCAAAGACGATGGTCGCGATGCCAAAGATGATCACGGAGATTAGAAACACGAATCCCTGCCTGCGAATTTCCCTTACCTGTGAGATGACCAGGGCAACCGCGACCGCGCCGACAGCCGAGGCGGCGGATAGATAGCCATATTCGACCACGCCCACATCCAGCATTTCCTTGGCGATGATGGGCATGAGCGTATTCGCCGAGGCGAAAAATGTCGCAACGAAATCGATCATCATGGTGGAGAAGATGATCGGTTTGGCGAGAATGAATCGAATGCCGTCGGCAATGGCATCCAGGGTGATGCCGGCCGATCTCTCGGAGATCATCTGCGGGACATCACCGATCATGAAGAGGGCGACCAACACCGCGCCAAAGGATACAGCGTTGAAGTAATAGACCGCCTCCTGCCCCATCGAAGCAATGACAAACCCGGTCAGGGCGGGACCGATCACCGCGCCTGCCTGAAAGGCGGTGAAGGTCATGCTGAACGCGTTCGGCAGATCCTGTTTGGGGACGAGGTTGGGAACCAATGCCTGGCGTGACGGTCCATCGAAGGCGACAGCGACCGCCTGCAAGGCGGTGATGGCATAGATGTACCAGATGGTGACATGCCCGAATTGGGTGAGCAAGCCCAACGCCAGGGCGAGAAGCGCAGCGAAACTCTGGGTAATGAACATGACGCGGCGTCTATCCACTGAATCGGCGAGCGCGCCGCCGATCAGCGAAAAGAGCACCACGGGCACGATGCGGGCAACGCCGATCCCGCCGAGAGCGATCGGGTTCTTGTCCAGTGAGTTGATGTGCCAGAAAAGCGCCCAGAGCTGCATCTGCGTGCCGGTGATGGAGATGAGCTGGCCAAGCCAAAGGTAGAAGAATTTTCTATGTTTAAGGGATGGGGGGATGTGCATTTGGAGATGCCAGGTTGAAAGTTGAAAGTTGAAGGTTATGTTCCCCAGTCACGGAGATAAAGAAAGTCGTAGCCGACGGTGCGATTGCTGACCTTGGCAATGGGCGGCTGCATGCGCTTGAATTGAGAGCGGCGGACGCGCGTGATGACGGTGTTGACGAATTTCGCATCGAAGCCCGCCTCCACCGCCTCACGCGGACTATAGCGCTGGTCCACCAAAAGGTAGAGGAGTTTATCGACATCGTCGTAGGTGAAGCCAAGTTCCTTTTCGTCGGTCTGGTCCTCCCATAAATCGGCAGACGGGGGCTTATCGATGATGGGCGCGGGGATGGCCATGGAGCGGGAGAGCTGGCGCACCTGAGTCTTGTAGAGATCGCCGATGGGGTTGATCGCGCTGGCGGAGTCGCCAAAGATGGTGCTGTACCCCAAAAGAATTTCCGTCTTGTTGCTTGTGCCGACGGGCAGGGCTTTGAAGACTTCGCTCTGGTCGTAGAGAACGATCATGCGCGCCCGCGCCATGATATTGCCCCTGCGGACGTTCGACATCCCCGGTTCGAGTTCGATCAGCGGATCGACCATCGGGGTTATGTCGATCGTTTTGCCTGCGATACCGAGTTGATCGATCAACAGCTGAGCATGCGCAAGCGAATCGGGGGAAGAAGCGCGATAGGGAAGCCGCAATGCGACGACATTCTCTGCGCCGAGGGCTTCGACGGCAAGCGCGCAGGATAAGGCCGAATCCAAGCCGCCCGACAGGTTGAGGATGGCGCGGCTCATGCCGATGCGCGTGATCTCGGACCTGATAAACCCGGTGAGGATCTCGCGCGCGAGGTCGGTGTTGATGGAGAGGTTCAGGTCAACCACGGGAGAGAATCCTGTTCAATTCCTTTTGGACGAGCGAGGTGCGCTCGTCGCGAAGCAAAGGCAGGCGCGCGCGGGTGCGGCGGAGTTGATTCAAATCCAGTTGGGTGAAGGTGACCGCTTCCACGTTGTAGGGACCATGCGAGAGTTCCTCGCCGTTCGGGTCGAAGACGGTCGAGCCGCCCCAAAAGTGCAGACCATCCTCATATCCGACGCGATTCGTATGCGTGACGAAGGCGGTGAACATGCTGGCGTAGGCTTTGTTGACACGTTCGACCCAGCGGGCTGATTCGAGTTTTTCCCTGTCGTTCAGGCCGCGGCCCGGCGAAGCGGAAGAGAAAAGCATGATGTCGGCGCCATCGAGCCAAAGGAGGTACGGAGGCGAGGCGTGCCAAAAATCTTCACAGATGAGCATGCCGACGCGCCCGAAGCGGGTATCGAAGGCGCGGATCGAATCTCCCCAGGCGAAGAAGCGTCCCTCATCGAAGAGCCCGTACGTCGGGAGATACACCTTGTGATGGACGTGGATCAACCTCCCGCCGGAGAGATAGGCGGAGGCGATGAAAAAACGGTGACGGGAATCTTCGTCGACAAAGCCGACCACGAGGTCGAGATCACGGGAGGCGTCGAGGAGGGGCTTGAAGAC
This portion of the Anaerolineales bacterium genome encodes:
- a CDS encoding ATP-dependent Clp protease adaptor ClpS, which gives rise to MEFVVEVLKQIFFLGNDRAAEIMLTAHVKGSAYVQTLPRNEAEKRVAGAHQAAGMEGYPLKFTIEPE
- a CDS encoding 1-acyl-sn-glycerol-3-phosphate acyltransferase translates to MTSNLEALTEINLDDLVSSFGWQNIPPLAHGLRRLFTQPAQKFARQMLGFDESVGESDLAEAARRLMKTHYVRDARVHGREHVPADKPALFLSNHPGMADTLALFAAINRHDLRIIAVQRPFLESLQNTTRQLIFIDDDPAKRMNAVRQVSAHLKNGGAALTFPAGKIEPDPDVYDGALDSLHEWTDSAGVFLRFARDAVIVPTLVSGVIWDATARHFLTRLKRERYDREKLAAALQLLAMVVRDARPTTPHVRFAKPITFEEVGSTEAQAIHAAVLQRMRGLIENKPNDDGVSAVHGD
- a CDS encoding MFS transporter, translated to MHIPPSLKHRKFFYLWLGQLISITGTQMQLWALFWHINSLDKNPIALGGIGVARIVPVVLFSLIGGALADSVDRRRVMFITQSFAALLALALGLLTQFGHVTIWYIYAITALQAVAVAFDGPSRQALVPNLVPKQDLPNAFSMTFTAFQAGAVIGPALTGFVIASMGQEAVYYFNAVSFGAVLVALFMIGDVPQMISERSAGITLDAIADGIRFILAKPIIFSTMMIDFVATFFASANTLMPIIAKEMLDVGVVEYGYLSAASAVGAVAVALVISQVREIRRQGFVFLISVIIFGIATIVFGTTRSFLVAWLAIAVTGGADGVSTIVRNTIRQLQTPDHVRGRMTSINQIFFMGGPQLGEIEAGTVAQFFGAPFAVVTGGIGCIVGTLLVVMKWPQLKDYNGDEPIEAGNLPGTSTGASLIANRVRKQ
- a CDS encoding NAD+ synthase, which encodes MNLSINTDLAREILTGFIRSEITRIGMSRAILNLSGGLDSALSCALAVEALGAENVVALRLPYRASSPDSLAHAQLLIDQLGIAGKTIDITPMVDPLIELEPGMSNVRRGNIMARARMIVLYDQSEVFKALPVGTSNKTEILLGYSTIFGDSASAINPIGDLYKTQVRQLSRSMAIPAPIIDKPPSADLWEDQTDEKELGFTYDDVDKLLYLLVDQRYSPREAVEAGFDAKFVNTVITRVRRSQFKRMQPPIAKVSNRTVGYDFLYLRDWGT